The DNA segment TACCGAGAAAATTTCTTATAAGGCTTATTTTAAATGGAGTAGTAGGAGCATTAGTCTTGTTTTTTATGAATATGGCTGGAAAGACATTTGGAATATATGTCGGCATAAATCCTATAACAGCTTTAGTTGTAGGCTTTTTAGGCATACCTGGAGTGATTTTGCTTATTGTGTTGCAGTATATCGTGTAATATAAATTTCCAAATAATTATAAGTGTAAATAATCTCCTTAATAGAAATAATAAAAAAGGTAATATTTTATTAAGGAGGTTACAAAGATGACTGTAAAAAGCGATATCGAAA comes from the Thermoanaerobacterium sp. PSU-2 genome and includes:
- a CDS encoding pro-sigmaK processing inhibitor BofA family protein yields the protein MNLSIEYNIIIAYVVGLFLLYILGWLLVVPRKFLIRLILNGVVGALVLFFMNMAGKTFGIYVGINPITALVVGFLGIPGVILLIVLQYIV